Proteins encoded in a region of the Ziziphus jujuba cultivar Dongzao chromosome 3, ASM3175591v1 genome:
- the LOC107422733 gene encoding small acidic protein 1, with protein sequence MRSTAMEFFGDMEEQGSTMAMDVDDVDPLEVLGEGVVSDNKLADADFFNSFEDDFDDSDIN encoded by the coding sequence atgAGGTCGACGGCGATGGAGTTTTTCGGTGACATGGAGGAGCAGGGTTCGACAATGGCCATGGACGTTGATGACGTGGATCCCCTCGAGGTTCTCGGTGAGGGCGTTGTCTCCGATAACAAGCTTGCCGATGCCGACTTCTTCAACTCCTTCGAGGATGATTTCGACGATTCCGACATCAATTGA
- the LOC107422741 gene encoding MDIS1-interacting receptor like kinase 2-like encodes MHEQAHMTKKIGRLVLFFFVMNIIILLLVPPSHTVSSGVSASTGTMKEGQEAEALLKWKDSLDIDPTHSLLSSWKLLPPRNSTSPLTNSSHLPKNSSSSSSLCNWIGIICNQLGSVMQINLTSSNLRGTLRNFTFSSFPNLYTFVLYNNSLYGNIPSHISNLSRLTYLDLGRNHLTGNIPPQIGLLTGLQYLYLGRNHFNGSIPHEIGMMESLEKFYARYNDLSGSIPASIGNLSKLITLSLGRNSISGSIPHEIGQLKSIRALNLYFNNLTGSIPASIGKLVSLTNLSLFGNNITGSIPLEMNNLTNLEYFQIFDNLLSGYLPENICLGGRLMWFIASYNNFRGSIPKSIKNCSTLVAVSLAENQLTGNISEELGVYPDLDYMDLSKNKFVGSLTGNWGQCSKLTMLSISNNKISGRLLPELGKATQLHALDLSSNLLAGKIPKEIGRLKFLYDLKLNNNRLSSEVPAEIGMLSDLEKLELAENKLSGPIPIDLEHCSKLLHINMRKNRLSGAVPFQMGNLLSLQNLDLGQNLLTGELPMELRYLHKLETLNLSHNKFSGTIPSTFKEMLSLTSVDISYNQLEGPLPSIKAFIVAPTEAFENNKALCGNNTGLESCPIPRNKNSNGVVAPVVISISGTLILFFIIVGILFICHKREKNMDEPEEAPPEIFFTTWNHDGKTVYEEIITATENFNSKYCIGMGGYGIVYKALLSTGQIVAVKKFHENESRIASQEAFTNEISVLTKARHRNIIKLHGFCSHARHSFLVYEFMEQGSLENILGDKVKAIEFEWFKRVNVVTGLANALSYLHHECSPAIIHRDISSNNVLLDAEYEAHLADFGTAKIMVAEPSSDWNSFAGTFGYAAPELAYTMRANEKCDVYSFGVVGLEVIMGKDPGDLISSLSSSSASSSSSSSQPIVHQILLGDVLDQRISPPMNQVAEKVFSIAKLAFACLQQNPQARPSMKEVSQILSAMVPSSSRVKEFGRGYNHFEREYMLSFCI; translated from the exons ATGCATGAGCAAGCACACATGACCAAGAAGATTGGAAGACTGGTTCTATTCTTTTTTGTTATGAACATTATCATTTTGCTGCTGGTTCCTCCTTCCCATACTGTTTCAAGTGGTGTTAGTGCTTCTACAGGAACTATGAAAGAAGGACAAGAAGCAGAGGCCCTTCTCAAATGGAAGGACAGCCTTGATATTGATCCAACTCATTCTCTTCTCTCCTCATGGAAACTGCTTCCTCCTCGCAATTCCACCTCACCTTTAACCAATTCTTCTCATCTCCCCAAaaacagcagcagcagcagcagcttgTGCAATTGGATTGGGATCATTTGTAATCAATTGGGAAGTGTCATGCAGATTAACCTTACAAGCAGTAATCTGAGAGGTACACTCCGAAACTTCACTTTTTCATCCTTTCCCAACTTATACACTTTTGTGCTGTATAACAACTCGCTGTATGGAAATATCCCTTCCCACATCAGTAACCTTTCGAGACTCACCTACCTTGACTTGGGTAGGAATCATCTCACTGGAAATATTCCACCCCAAATAGGCCTTCTAACAGGTCTGCAATACCTTTATTTGGGTAGGAATCATTTCAATGGCTCTATACCACATGAAATAGGCATGATGGAGTCTCTTGAGAAGTTCTATGCTCGTTACAACGATCTTTCAGGTTCAATCCCAGCATCCATTGGAAACTTGAGCAAGTTAATCACTTTAAGCCTTGGTAGAAATAGCATTTCTGGATCCATCCCTCATGAAATAGGACAACTTAAATCTATCAGAGCGcttaatttatatttcaacaaTCTTACTGGCTCAATCCCTGCATCCATTGGAAAACTCGTCTCCCTCACCAACTTAAGTTTGTTCGGCAACAACATCACAGGCTCTATTCCTCTGGAAATGAACAATCTTACAAATCTAGAATATTTCCAAATATTTGATAACTTGTTGTCTGGCTATCTTCCAGAAAATATTTGTCTTGGTGGGAGGCTTATGTGGTTTATAGCATCTTATAATAACTTTAGAGGTTCAattccaaaaagcataaaaaattgCAGTACTTTAGTTGCAGTTTCACTTGCAGAGAATCAACTAACAGGAAATATATCAGAAGAGCTTGGGGTATACCCAGACTTGGATTATATGGATTTAAGCAAGAACAAGTTTGTTGGTTCTCTTACTGGAAACTGGGGACAATGTAGCAAACTCACAATGCTAAGCatctccaacaataaaatttcagGTAGGCTGCTTCCTGAACTTGGAAAAGCTACTCAATTGCATGCACTTGACCTGTCCTCCAATCTTCTAGCAGGGAAAATTCCCAAGGAAATAGGAAGACTGAAATTCTTATATGACCTCAAACTGAACAATAACAGACTTTCAAGCGAAGTTCCTGCTGAAATTGGAATGTTATCTGACCTTGAAAAGCTTGAACTTGCAGAAAACAAACTTAGTGGGCCAATTCCCATAGATTTAGAACATTGTTCAAAACTACTGCACATTAACATGAGAAAGAATAGACTCAGTGGAGCAGTACCATTTCAGATGGGGAATTTGCTCTCTCTGCAAAATCTTGATCTAGGTCAGAATTTGCTAACAGGGGAGTTGCCTATGGAGCTTCGATATTTGCACAAGTTAGAAACACTCAACCTCTCCCACAACAAGTTCTCTGGTACAATTCCATCCACATTTAAAGAGATGTTGAGTTTGACGTCTGTCGATATATCCTACAATCAATTAGAAGGTCCTCTTCCGAGCATCAAAGCTTTCATTGTAGCCCCAACTGAAGCATTCGAAAACAATAAAGCCTTGTGTGGAAACAACACTGGTCTGGAATCATGCCCCATACCCAGGAACAAAAATAGCAATGGGGTTGTAGCTCCAGTCGTCATCTCTATCTCCGGGACTCTAATTctatttttcatcattgttgggATACTTTTTATATGCCATAAGAGAGAGAAGAACATGGATGAGCCAGAAGAAGCACCACCTGaaattttcttcacaacatGGAATCATGATGGGAAAACGGTGTATGAGGAAATAATTACAGCAACAGAGAACttcaactccaaatattgcatTGGAATGGGGGGATATGGGATTGTGTACAAAGCACTACTATCAACTGGTCAAATTGTTGCTGTAAAAAAATTCCATGAGAATGAGAGTAGAATAGCCAGTCAGGAAGCTTTCACAAATGAAATCAGTGTATTAACAAAAGCACGACACCGAAATATCATTAAGCTGCATGGATTCTGTTCACATGCAAGACATTCATTCTTAGTGTACGAGTTTATGGAACAGGGAAGCTTAGAAAACATACTCGGTGATAAAGTGAAAGCAATAGAGTTCGAATGGTTTAAGAGAGTAAATGTTGTCACAGGTTTAGCCAATGCCTTATCCTATCTGCACCATGAATGCTCACCTGCAATAATTCATAGAGACATATCAAGCAACAATGTCTTGTTGGATGCAGAATATGAAGCTCACCTAGCAGATTTTGGCACGGCTAAAATTATGGTAGCTGAGCCATCATCTGACTGGAATTCATTTGCAGGGACCTTTGGATATGCAGCTCCAG AGCTTGCTTACACAATGCGAGCAAATGAGAAGTGTGACGTGTATAGCTTTGGAGTTGTAGGATTGGAAGTGATTATGGGAAAGGATCCAGGGGATCTCATCTCATCTCtttcatcatcatcagcatcatcatcctcatcatcatcacaGCCAATTGTTCATCAAATTCTGCTCGGGGATGTTTTGGATCAACGAATCTCACCTCCAATGAATCAAGTAGCAGAGAAAGTTTTCTCCATTGCAAAGCTAGCATTTGCCTGCCTGCAACAAAATCCACAGGCTCGGCCATCAATGAAGGAAGTATCTCAGATATTATCAGCTATGGTACCATCCTCGTCACGAGTAAAAGAATTTGGTCGTGGCTACAATCATTTTGAGAGAGAATATATGTTATCGTTTTGTATATAA